ATCACACTGTATACCcaccacacatactgtacacacagcTTAGCCTACGCTAGTGCTGAAAGCTTGTTTGTAACCTCAGGCTGACAAAAGATTGCGTTTCTGCCTTTGAACAGAGACGAGGAAATCTCAAATCGGAAAATATATCTATTAGATTCACACAAGTATTCATAACAGAGCTCCTGAATAAAGCTTTTATTCATGACTTGCAAAGAACCATAGAATAACCTTGCAGGAGATAATGGGATTTTTCAGACATTGTGGAATTTCAGCTGCATATTTCAGCTGCTACAACAAGAACTTGTTAGCCCTCtaaattcttcttttttggtttgtgttttgAGGCAAGTTGTGACAAATGTGTGAAAGGAAACTGCAGAGAGCTGGAACACTTTTGGCTGCATTGTCAGTATTTGTCTTTATCATGGCCtaaaaaaaaggttgtaaaGGGACAAAAGACAACGATTCCAACCTGCTGAAtttaaatatctcaaaatatttaaaattccaAGTGGTAATGGTGGCCTCTGTAATCGTTCGTTCTTTCCGTTTTTAATACAGGCTTGAAAGTTGAGGTCACACACTGTGGCCAAATGAAGAGGAAGTACAGAGTTTGCAATGTGACACGTCGACCTGCCAGCCACCAAACGTGAGTGTCTTTCCTTGCACAATTGTTTCTTCACCCTCATTTGTCAGTTAAGGCAACATTGTCTGTATAGTGTAATGTATGGAGGACAGACGCTgccaaaatttaaataaataaatgtcattaaatataCCAAACatattacaacttttttctcatacttCTCTTTTAATTggcttcttaatgtgtttgccTTTGTATTGATTctcctattttttaaattattttttaaatttaagttttacatttatttttattcatttaatttcacatttttatgtattttaactgttaaattttatttgaatgtattttctaaatgtgtttatgtattttatttctgtatacTATACTGTAATACTTTGACAGCCCCTCATTtgcataattaaaaatgaatgcataaaGAAAATAGTATAGCAATAAGTTAGTGTGGGGAAATAAATACTATGAGAAATAATactttaatatattaaaataatttaaagttaattttaaaataaataataaaatacttttaaatgcATACTACATttgaaaatgcataaaataaaaactaagtagtaaagtaaataaataggggaattaatacaaaggtaaataactaaattaatttaTGCCACAGTTTTATTAATTAAAGAACGctacatttaatttttatattttttggtacattaaattgcatattttatctatttattttttatttttgctgcttCTGTCCTAGACCTaataaatatacaattcatACAACTGTGATcatatttatgttgttgttttttcttacatATTCATGTGGACTTTTGTGCTTTACTCATATTGTTCATTTACTCACAGGTTCCCCTTACAGCTTGAGAACGGCCAAGCCATGGAGTGCACAGTAGCTCAGTATTTCAAGCAGAAGTACAATCTGCAGCTCAAATACCCACATTTACCCTGCCTGCAAGTGGGGCAGGAACAGAAGCACACCTACCTTCCCCTGGAGGTGAGAAAGGGGTTGTTTTGACGtttgaatgtcattattttagtTTATCACCAGTGGTTATGTTCTTCCTTTTAAGTTCCTGCTGTTTTTCCCTCTTATCTGATTTTCTTTAAGATACGAAACACTTCTTTGTGCTTTTTAGGTCTGTAACATAGTAGCAGGCCAGCGCTGTATCAAGAAACTGACAGACAACCAGACTTCCACCATGATCAAAGCTACAGCTCGCTCAGCCCCCGACAGACAGGAAGAGATCAGCAGACTGGTGAGTGCTGCTCCCTCTTGCTCTTACTCAGAAAAGCAACTGGAGCAGCTGCCATTTGGTTAATTTTGTCTCGAAGGGTTTGTAGTTTTTCAGTTGTAGCCACTGATATCACCTCAGTGTTGCCTAAAtgctaaataagaaaaaaaaaaatctgcttcttTTTCATTCCTCAATCGTACATTTGAATCCTGATATTTACAACTCTGATATCTTCCCCTTCCCCAGGTCAAAAGTAACAGCATGGTCGGGGGCCCGGACCCTTACCTGAAGGAATTTGGCATTGTGGTTCATAATGACATGACAGAAGTCACGGGCCGTGTCCTCCCAGCACCCATGCTACAGTATGGGGGCCGGGTGAGTACAGACACAGGGCGTGACTGTGGCAGGGTGAGTACTGGGCACGGGCTGCACTTTGGGAATGCACTGGGTGGGGGGGCCATCACAGAGTGAATGCTGAGAAAATGGTGGGGGAAGGGGTCCAGGTCTGCAAAGGTCACTCATCAGAAAAGTTGGAGAATTTATTACCATTTGGTAAAATAAAAGCTGAGTTGCAAAGCAGGAGAGGCTATTTCAGGCGCTTTTtggttctttctttttctccataGTAGTATGAGGTGATTTTCTCAGCTGAATAGTAATTGAAATTAAATAAGTTTCCATCTGTTTGAACAAATCCaagtaaaaaagtatttgtttgAACTAATTAGAACATTACAAATTTTTTACAACTTTCAATGGATCACACTAATTTTTGACGAAAGAACATCACAGTTGATGAGATGAGAGACATCCGTTTAGGTCGCATGGAGGATGGAGCTCCTCCTTGCAGTTTTATGCCaacatgatttgatttgatttggatGATTCGTGCAGATGGTATCATCAGACACTGATGTTTCATTGTGGACATCGTCAAATGCCAATTCAAGAGACAACATCCATCCATAATGTGAATACTGTTGCATTGCCAAGGCATATGACTGTCATGCCCAAGTGTGTTGCTCAGTACCCAAGGAAGCGCAGTATCGagtctgaagttgtttggaTGAGCAGAAAGCTGCAAGCGGCAATACTGGTGGTCAAGCAATCAGGCATGTTTTAAATGGGCACTGTACTAGGTGGTACAAAAAATGATCAGCTGCATTAGAAAAATGCAGTTATAAGCctatatacataaaaacaaactgagaaGTTAACTCTGACTCCAAAAGTGCATTTCTGTAAGAAACATTCATTCACAGAGCTTGAGAGTCTCTTATGCATGCTGCTAATGGCAAAAGCTTAAGATTATGGTGCTGTACTTATGATACAATCTGCACCTTTAATTAACTCACTGGCTCAGTTTTAGATGAAATTTGCTACAGCTTTGATTTGCACCTCTGATTGTCTTCTCCTTCATGTTAATAGTGGCCGAGGCTCATGGGTATTACAGTATTTACAGAGTGGTTCACCATGCCAAACAGATTGATGAAACATGATTTGTAAGAAAAGGAACTTGTTATTAAAACTTGTGGTTATAACATTAAACGTacaaagtttatttgtatagcaacTTCGGTGCAGGTTAGTGCAGTTCAAAGTGTTTAACAGATGATTCACAAGCCCATAATAAGACAGAAACAATACGTAgacaataaaaaccataaaaatgaaagaagcaattaaaaaatgtaagacGCAAATCAATAAATGTTATGAAAATGTAAGACCGATTAGAAGATGATGAAATATCTTCCTGACATAAGTATTCCTTggatgttaatttgtttaaggACTGTAGGAAATCAGTTTCTGGTTatgatacatttattaatttataaataaaacacgCTTTTCAAACCCACCGGCAGGTTatagggttcagagggttaaaaggaaaattttaaatgtgaatacAGAACCAGTGCCTCTTCCATTTTTGCAACTCTATATGGAAAATGTATTCAAGTGGTGACTAAATGCTGTATTTAGCTTAAAAATATGCAGACCTGCAGGACCTGGAACTTTCCCCGTGTTATAATCTAGTGTGGTGCATCTCTGCAGTCTGTTAGGTACATATCTTTAAATCCTGTTTCCCTTCACTGATAAATCCTCTACATATGCAACTGTCATGGTGCACGTAGAGTAGATGAGCAGGGTTTCACCTGTTGCATTCAGTAGTGTCTGTATAATTAAAGGAATTGAGATGATGAAGAGAGTCACTGCAGACTGCAAATATTTACCCACTGAATCTCAAATCAGCCTTCAAATCCAGCTCGTCAACAGAAGACATAACTGAGCATTTATCTGTACCAGAATCTGCCTTtgccaactttttttcttcgATAAATACAGATCTTTGACCTTTTCTGATTGTTAGGCGTGAGTTGAGATTCAAGGATTGTGTGAGAGAGTGGGGAGAATGGATGTGCTGCCAGCAGGAGGCCGATAAGACTGGAAGCCACCgagcaataaagtaaaaaactaGCCTAAAAGATTCAGTTTTTAAAGCCTGTTTGACTTTATCTCCCATCTGAAAATGAAAAGGTtcatatgaattaaaaaaaaaagtgctggaaTATAACCCCCATTCTGAGGCAGCGTTCAGTGATTCTGCAAAGATGAGATGAAACTTTAATAATCCCTGTGGGGGGAATTGCTTCAGTGTATGAGCCAGCTTATACTCTCTGCTAAATTTACAATTGTTCTTCACAGAAGTGTTTCTTATGTTCCGGTGCCAAACTTAAATCCCACTATTGGCTGGTTAATTTACCCAAGATCCTATCACAACACTCTCGGCTTGGCCACTTGCCCGCTGGGACATCGAGTCTAATCGGCTTCCAGTGAAATGCCTTTAAATGTTGACTGAAAGCTTTTCCCATTTCTGTGATCACTTGGTATGAATGAAATGCACACACCTTTCATTTTAAGATCGCATGCTGATGATGTTGAACATACAGTTGCTTCAAAAtattaacaaacaaaatgaatacTCTCTGAAGTGACTATGTTCAATATGTGAGATGGGAGAAGCAGAAGTCTATTTCCTGTGCGACAACATGCACTGTGGTGGAATTTTATATCCTTGACAACAACCTGTATGAGATAGTGTTTAAATCGTGTGACTTTGATCAGGTTTCTCTGAGACAATCTTGTAATGAGATGGAGAAGCCTTTAACTTTTCTTGGCACACAACTCTCAAGAAGTTAATTGTGGTCACTTGTTTGGGAGAATAAAAGCTCTTAATGGCCTTTGGCAAATCTTGTTAACTTAATTGAAAGCCACTGCTCTTTGGAATTTGTATTCACAACCACACTTGAAGTAAGAGCACTCACCTAATGACGTGTCTTCTAATAGATACACTACTCTAGTTTGCTGTTCATGTCTGGACTCCTGATATAGGAAGCTATAAAACCAGGATATTTATATGCATTAAAAGCATCTCTCTCTGCCAAATAAGTCTCGCAATGCGCAGTGTAGACTGTATGATGTAGGTAGAATATTTTGATTCATGTCAAGTCTCACTAACAACGCACAGTGTCTGTATGTCAGCTGGGTGTGCTTTTAATGTCTGTGTATGGCGGGTAAATCGAAGCTTGGGTTGTGCTGTAGTACCTTTTGTATTGGCTCATCCAACCGGGGGGTTGACTAAGAGAGTAGGGACTCTCTCCGCAGAATAAAACCGTGGCCACGCCCAACCAGGGCGTGTGGGACATGAGAGGGAAGCAGTTCTACGCTGGCATCGAGATCAAGGTCTGGGCCGTGGCCTGCTTCGCCCCGCAGAAACAGTGTCGAGAGGACCTGCTCAAGTGAGTCATGGTGTTTGGCTTCATAATGAGGCTTGTTCCAGAATTTAACTTGAGAAGGGAAAGTGACAGCTGACGAGCCTTCGTAATGAGTTTTCTTTTAGGCCATGCTACCAGAGTGGCTCTAAGACCTTAAAACAGCTATTGCTCATTCAATCCACTACTTTGGCCCAGACCAAAAAATCAACTATTTGATGGATTGGCACAAAATTTTGTACAAACATTTCTTATTGCCACATAATAAATTGTAATTACTGTTCGGATACCTTAACCTTCCTTTAGTGCCACCATGAGGTAGATGTGTGGTTTTCAGTGAAATGACAAACAACTATTGGATAGATTGTCACAAtactcaatatttttttaataactttggtAACTTTTCTTGTAGCACCATCATTCTATCATGTCTTGAAACTTGAAAACATTGAGGCAATCTATATCTCCTTGCTAGACTGAATTTTATAAGATGTGTCTTCCACTGCCGATGTCTGATGAGTTTTTAATGCTTTTCAATAGGAGCTTCACTGACCAGCTTCGAAAGATCTCAAAGGATGCCGGGATGCCCATTCAAGGCCAGCCGTGTTTCTGTAAATATGCCCAAGGAGCCGACAGTGTGGAGCCCATGTTCAAACACCTCAAGATGTCTTACGTAGGTCTGCAGCTGATTGTGGTCATCCTGCCTGGCAAAACACCAGTCTATGGTAAGAAACTGAAACCTGTAATGTCTCATTTTAGTGAATGATGAAAAATTAAAAGCGTTTTAGATGTAAGATGGGTTTTGTATGTAGGAATCCAACTTTCCAAGTCTGTTTCTAGACAATATGTTTCTGATATTGCGCTTGATATCTCCGTTTTTACCCACAGCTGAGGTGAAGCGGGTAGGGGATACTCTCCTTGGCATGGCCACCCAGTGTGTGCAGGTGAAGAACGTAGTGAAGACGTCCCCTCAGACCCTCTCAAACCTGTGTCTTAAGATCAACGCCAAGCTGGGAGGAATCAACAACGTCCTGGTGCCTCATCAGAGGTCAGCATGGAGTTTTAGTCATTTCTTTTTGCAGCACAGATGGGAACCTGGAATGCTTTCTGGCCTTGAATGTTGTACATTGTTCAGATGCTTTCTGAATACAAATAGTCCTCTGGTAATCATGTGGTAAAGAGCAATCAAAGTTAATTATTTTCACATAAATGTATGCTTTTCCTGGCATGTTTTTCATCCGGTGCTCCAATCCTAAAAATCTTGTGgaattattcatgtttttttttactttgtgagATGATATTTGGATCTTTTCCTCACACGATTTTCTTCATAGTCGTGCTGTAAATAAGAGATATGATGTACAGACATGCAATGCAAAGACTCATCTCTTGTGTTTCCTTTTCTCCGTTCAGGCCCTCTGTGTTCCAGCAGCCTGTCATCTTCCTGGGTGCAGACGTCACACATCCTCCAGCAGGTGACGGGAAGAAGCCGTCCATCGCAGCGGTGGTGGGCAGCATGGACGGCCACCCCAGCCGATACTGCGCCACAGTTCGAGTCCAAACATCAAGACAAGACATGTCCCAGGTAACTGCATTCTGTGTGTACTAATGAGAAAAAGAGTTCTGTTAAACCGCTGTAATAATTGAGCACTGTGTTTGATGAATTGATGCCAAAGCGATGCATCAAATTAGATACAATCAACTGATTGTCAATCAttcaagccaaattttcttcaTATTTCAATTTCAGTGCAGGTTAttgcaattcaaagtgcttaaCAGAAGATTGACGAGCCCAtaataagacagaaaaaatgtgtagaccgtaaaaactgtaaaaataaaagaagcaatttaaaaatgtgagaccaataaacacaaatcaataaaaaataatgaaaatgtaataaaaacaaaacataagacTGTTTTAGAAGGGTAATGATTGAAAAGCCAattgaatataaatattaagaTTAAAAAGACGAAACAAGAATTAAAACAAAtcatgacaataaaatacaaaaaatgactatctACCTCTAATCAATcttttttgactttgtttctgtctgtatcagttttatctagtttttaaagatataaaatgacagaaaatgatccAGTCTGACTTTAAAATGgtgttaaattaataatatttattttatttatcataaaaatgtatcataatATTACTACAGATTTATccctattttatttatattaatattgattGGGCAAAACACTTCTGTCAAACTCTAGCGAGGCCTCTGTTCCACTGTTTAGGAAACTGAAAATTCTTTCAATATATGACATGAATATTCATCAGATATGTATTTTAAGTGTATGTCTTTTTCTATGCCATCCTCATTTAGCAACTTCTTCAAATGTAATTTCCAAGTTCATATAATATAAGATAATCATATAATAATGAACAGATTGGGTATCTTATAACCTTccctatttacaaaaaaaaaaaacatggccaGTTAGTCCCTCAGATGtcgtgatgtgtgtgtgtgtgtatatatatatatatatatatatggagctTGTTGATGTTTACGGTCAAAATCTTGTTATCCTTAGAAAGAAGTTGTTGTTACTGATATTTAATCCATGATGTCTAATGATTTCTTGTGGTGTGTGCATATATagatgttgtttttctcttttccttatTCTCTGTATtgcttttcatgtatttcttatttttattggattgtTATCCACTAATTGCTGAGACTTCTGCTCATTTTCTATGATCACcgttgtttttagtatttttctatatcacgtttattattatttagtttataGGTCTGTTGCATAAAGCTGTTGCTTCTTGACTGACTCttctgacacatttttttttcatgatctgGTTTAATGCAGTCTCGTGTGTGTGcaaatgaaacacaaaatgtatgcaaattgcAGTTGTAATTGTTAACTTTTCACTTTTCCTCTCCCTGAGTTGACTCTTCAAGTTTTTGTCAACAgtgctctcctcctccatctcatcAGGAGCAGCTCTTCAGCCAGGAGGTAATTCAAGATTTGACCAACATGGTGCGAGAGCTGCTCATCCAGTTCTACAAGTCCACACGATTTAAGCCCACACGAATCATCTATTACCGTGGCGGTGTGTCTGAGGGACAAATGAAACAGGTGAGAGCTTGTCAGAGGTGCACCGGCTATTTTCATGCCTACCTCCAGTTTATTCGTGCCAAATCTTTGGCCTGCAAGTCCCACGTATGATCTACTTGGCAGGAATGGCAGCTGTGATTCATCATGAGAGGAGGCTgtcaaaacattaatttaaagACACATGAACACAGGAGAGATGTATGCAATAGTAGTATATTGAGACAACATGTTGCATAGGATACCTATTAAGTTTCTATTGTTATTTTCAGGTGGCGTGGCCGGAGCTGATAGCCATCAGGAAGGCCTGTATCAGTCTGGAGGAGGATTACAGGCCGGGCATTACCTACATCGTGGTTCAGAAACGTCACCACACTCGTCTCTTCTGCTCCGACAAAGCTGAGAGGGTCAGTAAGAGTtccatttttctattttacatACAGCACTTTTGTCCAAGTCTTAACTGTAATCTGGTCATCCGCTGCAGGTGGGGAAGAGCGGCAACGTCCCAGCAGGCACCACAGTGGACAGCACCATCACACACCCGTCCGAGTTTGACTTCTACCTGTGCAGCCATGCTGGGATTCAGGTGAGTTACACCCACTCACACACCACTACCAGGTTCTCTCAAAAGCTTTGGCATTGTGTCCAGCTCACTCCAGATCTCCAAGGCTCTGcaattttggggaaaaaaattaaattagtttAGGTTTACAGCTTTTCCCATTTCAGTGGCAAGTGTCTCAAAGGGTGCTACAATTTTTCTCTGTGGTTACAACGGTAATGATGCTTAATGACAATAAACGGCGTGATTTGGATGCTTCTTTGACCCATCAAATGGTTTGGCTGTTTTTTCAAGTGTTAACCCACATACTTTCTCTTCAGTATGAAACACAACTTGCAGTGTTTTGTGCAAATGACAGAAATTGCTTCCTGCTCTTCAATTGGACAGGACAGCTGCTCTATTCTGTCTGAACCTACACATACAAAGAGAAATTAAGTAGGAGCGCTCTAATCAGGACTTTTGAGATTGATCGCTGGAAGCAATATTGGCCGATACAGGATCTATTAGAAACCCGTTTTAACTACCATTTATTGGCAATATTAATGGCCAACTTGAAATGTAACTGCatccataaaaacaatacacaatATAAATGTATTCAGATTTGCTGGGGATAAACATGAAAGGTAAAAATTAATCTA
This genomic interval from Centropristis striata isolate RG_2023a ecotype Rhode Island chromosome 14, C.striata_1.0, whole genome shotgun sequence contains the following:
- the ago4 gene encoding protein argonaute-4 isoform X1; amino-acid sequence: MEALGPGPPAPPSLFQPPRRPGLGTVGKPIRLLANHFQVQIPKIDVYHYDIDIKPEKRPRRVNREVVDTMVRHFKMQIFGDRQPGYDGKRNMYTAHPLPIGRDRVDLEVTLPGEGKDQTFKVSLQWVSVVSLQMLLEALSGHLNEVPEDSVQALDVITRHLPSMRYTPVGRSFFSPPEGYYHPLGGGREVWFGFHQSVRPAMWNMMLNIDVSATAFYRAQPVIEFMCEVLDIQNINEQTKPLTDSQRVKFTKEIRGLKVEVTHCGQMKRKYRVCNVTRRPASHQTFPLQLENGQAMECTVAQYFKQKYNLQLKYPHLPCLQVGQEQKHTYLPLEVCNIVAGQRCIKKLTDNQTSTMIKATARSAPDRQEEISRLVKSNSMVGGPDPYLKEFGIVVHNDMTEVTGRVLPAPMLQYGGRVSTDTGRDCGRGLSPQNKTVATPNQGVWDMRGKQFYAGIEIKVWAVACFAPQKQCREDLLKSFTDQLRKISKDAGMPIQGQPCFCKYAQGADSVEPMFKHLKMSYVGLQLIVVILPGKTPVYAEVKRVGDTLLGMATQCVQVKNVVKTSPQTLSNLCLKINAKLGGINNVLVPHQRPSVFQQPVIFLGADVTHPPAGDGKKPSIAAVVGSMDGHPSRYCATVRVQTSRQDMSQCSPPPSHQEQLFSQEVIQDLTNMVRELLIQFYKSTRFKPTRIIYYRGGVSEGQMKQVAWPELIAIRKACISLEEDYRPGITYIVVQKRHHTRLFCSDKAERVGKSGNVPAGTTVDSTITHPSEFDFYLCSHAGIQGTSRPSHYHVLWDDNCFTADELQLLTYQLCHTYVRCTRSVSIPAPAYYARLVAFRARYHLVDKDHDSAEGSHVSGQSNGRDPQALAKAVQIHYDTQHTMYFA
- the ago4 gene encoding protein argonaute-4 isoform X2, producing the protein MEALGPGPPAPPSLFQPPRRPGLGTVGKPIRLLANHFQVQIPKIDVYHYDIDIKPEKRPRRVNREVVDTMVRHFKMQIFGDRQPGYDGKRNMYTAHPLPIGRDRVDLEVTLPGEGKDQTFKVSLQWVSVVSLQMLLEALSGHLNEVPEDSVQALDVITRHLPSMRYTPVGRSFFSPPEGYYHPLGGGREVWFGFHQSVRPAMWNMMLNIDVSATAFYRAQPVIEFMCEVLDIQNINEQTKPLTDSQRVKFTKEIRGLKVEVTHCGQMKRKYRVCNVTRRPASHQTFPLQLENGQAMECTVAQYFKQKYNLQLKYPHLPCLQVGQEQKHTYLPLEVCNIVAGQRCIKKLTDNQTSTMIKATARSAPDRQEEISRLVKSNSMVGGPDPYLKEFGIVVHNDMTEVTGRVLPAPMLQYGGRVSTDTGRDCGRNKTVATPNQGVWDMRGKQFYAGIEIKVWAVACFAPQKQCREDLLKSFTDQLRKISKDAGMPIQGQPCFCKYAQGADSVEPMFKHLKMSYVGLQLIVVILPGKTPVYAEVKRVGDTLLGMATQCVQVKNVVKTSPQTLSNLCLKINAKLGGINNVLVPHQRPSVFQQPVIFLGADVTHPPAGDGKKPSIAAVVGSMDGHPSRYCATVRVQTSRQDMSQCSPPPSHQEQLFSQEVIQDLTNMVRELLIQFYKSTRFKPTRIIYYRGGVSEGQMKQVAWPELIAIRKACISLEEDYRPGITYIVVQKRHHTRLFCSDKAERVGKSGNVPAGTTVDSTITHPSEFDFYLCSHAGIQGTSRPSHYHVLWDDNCFTADELQLLTYQLCHTYVRCTRSVSIPAPAYYARLVAFRARYHLVDKDHDSAEGSHVSGQSNGRDPQALAKAVQIHYDTQHTMYFA
- the ago4 gene encoding protein argonaute-4 isoform X3, whose translation is MEALGPGPPAPPSLFQPPRRPGLGTVGKPIRLLANHFQVQIPKIDVYHYDIDIKPEKRPRRVNREVVDTMVRHFKMQIFGDRQPGYDGKRNMYTAHPLPIGRDRVDLEVTLPGEGKDQTFKVSLQWVSVVSLQMLLEALSGHLNEVPEDSVQALDVITRHLPSMRYTPVGRSFFSPPEGYYHPLGGGREVWFGFHQSVRPAMWNMMLNIDVSATAFYRAQPVIEFMCEVLDIQNINEQTKPLTDSQRVKFTKEIRGLKVEVTHCGQMKRKYRVCNVTRRPASHQTFPLQLENGQAMECTVAQYFKQKYNLQLKYPHLPCLQVGQEQKHTYLPLEVCNIVAGQRCIKKLTDNQTSTMIKATARSAPDRQEEISRLVKSNSMVGGPDPYLKEFGIVVHNDMTEVTGRVLPAPMLQYGGRGLSPQNKTVATPNQGVWDMRGKQFYAGIEIKVWAVACFAPQKQCREDLLKSFTDQLRKISKDAGMPIQGQPCFCKYAQGADSVEPMFKHLKMSYVGLQLIVVILPGKTPVYAEVKRVGDTLLGMATQCVQVKNVVKTSPQTLSNLCLKINAKLGGINNVLVPHQRPSVFQQPVIFLGADVTHPPAGDGKKPSIAAVVGSMDGHPSRYCATVRVQTSRQDMSQCSPPPSHQEQLFSQEVIQDLTNMVRELLIQFYKSTRFKPTRIIYYRGGVSEGQMKQVAWPELIAIRKACISLEEDYRPGITYIVVQKRHHTRLFCSDKAERVGKSGNVPAGTTVDSTITHPSEFDFYLCSHAGIQGTSRPSHYHVLWDDNCFTADELQLLTYQLCHTYVRCTRSVSIPAPAYYARLVAFRARYHLVDKDHDSAEGSHVSGQSNGRDPQALAKAVQIHYDTQHTMYFA
- the ago4 gene encoding protein argonaute-4 isoform X4 — translated: MEALGPGPPAPPSLFQPPRRPGLGTVGKPIRLLANHFQVQIPKIDVYHYDIDIKPEKRPRRVNREVVDTMVRHFKMQIFGDRQPGYDGKRNMYTAHPLPIGRDRVDLEVTLPGEGKDQTFKVSLQWVSVVSLQMLLEALSGHLNEVPEDSVQALDVITRHLPSMRYTPVGRSFFSPPEGYYHPLGGGREVWFGFHQSVRPAMWNMMLNIDVSATAFYRAQPVIEFMCEVLDIQNINEQTKPLTDSQRVKFTKEIRGLKVEVTHCGQMKRKYRVCNVTRRPASHQTFPLQLENGQAMECTVAQYFKQKYNLQLKYPHLPCLQVGQEQKHTYLPLEVCNIVAGQRCIKKLTDNQTSTMIKATARSAPDRQEEISRLVKSNSMVGGPDPYLKEFGIVVHNDMTEVTGRVLPAPMLQYGGRVSTDTGRDCGRGLSPQNKTVATPNQGVWDMRGKQFYAGIEIKVWAVACFAPQKQCREDLLKSFTDQLRKISKDAGMPIQGQPCFCKYAQGADSVEPMFKHLKMSYVGLQLIVVILPGKTPVYAEVKRVGDTLLGMATQCVQVKNVVKTSPQTLSNLCLKINAKLGGINNVLVPHQRPSVFQQPVIFLGADVTHPPAGDGKKPSIAAVVGSMDGHPSRYCATVRVQTSRQDMSQCSPPPSHQEQLFSQEVIQDLTNMVRELLIQFYKSTRFKPTRIIYYRGGVSEGQMKQVAWPELIAIRKACISLEEDYRPGITYIVVQKRHHTRLFCSDKAERVGKSGNVPAMTTVSLRMNCSSSPTSCATPTSAARDPSPSQHRPTTPG